A part of Capsicum annuum cultivar UCD-10X-F1 chromosome 6, UCD10Xv1.1, whole genome shotgun sequence genomic DNA contains:
- the LOC124899361 gene encoding uncharacterized protein LOC124899361, whose translation MWRNLEGELGVSNSHARYGERKIQQRTEIENLNSTGPFLLYDQGIVRGNATFEGANEACNGRATSQSQNVLENESEDNRSILSDQSSDLGEIERERVRLVFQEWVGTDVKDHSQSLSVSHKNNCSGAPWLGENERERVRIIREWVKINIQQSDVGSARDEGTTDIGSQFEQVRDGFLVNHSENGERKPVRIFCGRKALLDLLMKFRMEMKREIQCLLECKPVSNFTYRNRIQSLLRSRFLRNERLMTSDRRTTSDATNELGLLRQNHTVSALR comes from the exons ATGTGGCGAAATCTTGAGGGTGAGCTTGGGGTGAGTAATTCTCATGCTCGTTATGGAGAAAGGAAAATACAACAGAGGACTGAAATTGAGAACTTAAACAGCACAGGCCCATTTTTATTGTATGATCAGGGAATTGTCAGGGGCAATGCTACCTTTGAAGGTGCCAATGAGGCTTGTAATGGACGTGCAACGTCTCAAAGCCAGAACGTGTTGGAAAATGAATCCGAGGATAACCGCAGTATTCTCTCAGATCAATCTAGTGATCTTGGGGAAATTGAACGCGAGAGAGTGAGGCTGGTTTTTCAGGAGTGGGTAGGCACTGATGTAAAAGACCACTCACAATCATTGAGTGTCTCACATAAGAACAACTGCTCGGGGGCACCGTGGTTAGGGGAAAATGAACGAGAAAGGGTGAGAATCATAAGAGAGTGGGTGAAAATCAATATCCAGCAAAGCGACGTGGGTTCTGCAAGAGATGAAGGCACTACTGATATCGGTTCTCAATTCGAACAAGTGCGTGATGGATTTTTGGTCAATCACTCTGAAAATGGAGAGAGAAAACCCGTGCGTATATTTTGCGGCAGAAAAGCTCTTCTTGATTTGCTGATGAAGTTTCGAatggaaatgaaaagagaaaTTCAGTGTTTATTGGAATGTAAGCCTGTATCAAACTTCACATACCGCAACCGGATTCAG TCATTGCTCAGGAGTAGATTTCTGCGGAATGAAAGATTGATGACCAGTGATAGAAGAACTACATCAGATGCCACAAATGAACTGGGCTTACTGAGACAAAATCATACAGTATCTGCTTTAAGGTAA